From Candidatus Neomarinimicrobiota bacterium:
ATGCATCCATTTTGATGCTTTTGTTAATTTCATGAGCGGTTCACCGCTCCACTTATTGTTACTCATATTGTGATTCTCCACTTTTTATGTGAAACTCCACTTTGACGCAACTTACTCGCAACTTTTAAAACGTCGAAATGGGGCTATATAAGGCTTCACGCAACTTTTCACTTTTTAAACCAACTAGGAGCTGACAGAGTGTGGGTGTATACGGGGGATATATAATAATTATTTTACCACCAATAGACTGACAAGTTGCAAAGTTGCGTGCGCCCTTACTGGGTAAGGGTTTACCCCTAAAATAAGTTGCGACCAAAGTTGCGAGTAAGTGACGAATTCGCCACTTTTCAATCCCAACGATATACTCTCTTACCATTGATCTCACCGGTCCGAATTCCTTGAAGTTTTAACTCCTTAGTCAATTTTGACTTCGTAATGCGGTCATCTTGATAGATTTCTCTAAATGCTGCCAAAGCACTATCCTTTTCAATTGATCCGTTTAATCCAACAGCTTTTATCGTACTGGTTGGAAATAGGCTGTCCATGTTCTCCACAAACCAATCCACGTCGTTTGCTTTGAGATGGCTGCTAAACTCAGCATAACGAGTCATACCTACATCAACCAGAGCGTCCTTAACTCCATTACTGATAACAGTTTTTGCAAGAGTAGGATCATAGTTATAGTTAATTAGATATTCAGCAAACACTGACAACTCCGCCTTCATATCAATTAAGAACTGCTCAGGGTCTGCGAACCAACTTTGCTTACGCATGTTGCCACCAGTACGAACAACATTGAAACGACGATCATTCTCTTCGATTAACACAGGGATTGATTCATTACTGAAGAACAGAGCATTCGCATGATTGTCTATGGTAAATACCTTTACATTCTTTTCATTAATCATGATATCATTGTCAGTAATGATTGCTTTAACCTTTGAGTTAATACTATTACGAGTACGATTGTCATGAGCTACTTCATTAAACGCAATCAGGATCGCATTCTGTAACCATCCGTTAAAAGGATTCTTGAGTTGTTCATCTTCAACCTTGATGGCTTGTTTCTCACCGAATAGTGGCTTCAACACATGATCCAAGAGCACGTTTTTTCCAGCCCCAGGTTGCCCCATAAAAACCCAAGCGGTTAATTGCTTTGATCTAGTCTGCATGATACCGGCTAACCAGTTCACGAAGCGGTCCCTCTCTAAGTCTATCGGAATTAGATTTGAAAGTAGATGATTAATACTTGGCGCATCAATAGTCAGATCAATAACCTTCGAAGTCTTCTCACCCACCATGAAGTCAGTAGGTCGAAAGAGATTGATAGTCTTCGATACCTTATCAATCGTTACATCCTGAGATGGATCAAAGATGAGCTTCCGAACTGGAGTCTTTGCTTTCCGCTTTTGATCAGCATCAGCTAAGATGATATCCAACTTCTTTTCAGAGTCGACAAAGTAGAGTTGTTCGTCATGGTGATCCAGATAGGCAAAAGAACTGGTCTGCTTTTCAAGGAATACAAACAGATCGTCCATGTATCCAAACTTGATGGGTGAGTTCCCATCAGCCTTACAGATGTTTGCACACTTCTGATTTCCGCACATGATCTCGCATGTTTGCGGAGAACCACTAATGCTGTCGAGTTGGTAATCCGTGATACTCTCATTATAATCATTAGCCTGAGACAGAATCTCATGAACTTTATCCCTGCCCTTATTGCCAAATGGAATCATCTGGGATGCCAGAAAGAGTCTAGCCGTATGACCAGTTGTCCCTTCAAACACACTAGGATCTGAACTCTCTGCCAAGCGTTGTAATACTGAACATTTACTAAACATGAGATCCATGTTATGTGGTCTGATATCCTTATGAACGATACCAGTTGCTTTGTGACCAGCATTGCCCTTATTCACAGGAGCCTTTGTAATTAGTTCGATATCATTAATTGGTAATACTTGTGGTAGGTAAGCCTCAAAGTCACTATCCACAAAAGCACAGCGTCTGTTCGTGACTTTGTGGAACTGAAATGGAAGTTTAATAAGGTTGCCCAATTTATCAGGGGCTACTCGATCCTGTTTGGGGAATAGCTCCCAGTGAAGTCTAGGATCAACCAGTTG
This genomic window contains:
- a CDS encoding DUF5906 domain-containing protein, with product MKGTFQEVQAEIFSAKGGRDDVYALQDSTGNYYPKHSPFTLDIYQDDSTTVGAYLVGSNDLVKSAVIDIDINKKDLLLYPREVFEPLLKKQTLQIKSVLDAHGFSSVIEDSGNKGYHIWIFLSQHVSAADMRHTLHILEKEFQLVDPRLHWELFPKQDRVAPDKLGNLIKLPFQFHKVTNRRCAFVDSDFEAYLPQVLPINDIELITKAPVNKGNAGHKATGIVHKDIRPHNMDLMFSKCSVLQRLAESSDPSVFEGTTGHTARLFLASQMIPFGNKGRDKVHEILSQANDYNESITDYQLDSISGSPQTCEIMCGNQKCANICKADGNSPIKFGYMDDLFVFLEKQTSSFAYLDHHDEQLYFVDSEKKLDIILADADQKRKAKTPVRKLIFDPSQDVTIDKVSKTINLFRPTDFMVGEKTSKVIDLTIDAPSINHLLSNLIPIDLERDRFVNWLAGIMQTRSKQLTAWVFMGQPGAGKNVLLDHVLKPLFGEKQAIKVEDEQLKNPFNGWLQNAILIAFNEVAHDNRTRNSINSKVKAIITDNDIMINEKNVKVFTIDNHANALFFSNESIPVLIEENDRRFNVVRTGGNMRKQSWFADPEQFLIDMKAELSVFAEYLINYNYDPTLAKTVISNGVKDALVDVGMTRYAEFSSHLKANDVDWFVENMDSLFPTSTIKAVGLNGSIEKDSALAAFREIYQDDRITKSKLTKELKLQGIRTGEINGKRVYRWD